The proteins below come from a single Acidovorax sp. NCPPB 4044 genomic window:
- a CDS encoding DUF4880 domain-containing protein, whose translation MHPGSGLSGAAAGTPPGRAAVREAARWLARLHAGGASAQDHAECERWRAAHPENEQAWQRARRMQEQLGLVPPPLARAVLGRPDAAGRRRVLRAAGGIALALPLAHLAWREAGTAWAADLRTGVGERRWATLPDGSRLWLNTDTAVALAFGPQARRLELLRGEVRLQAGAAAGGAPPLELRTPAGTLQALAEGALPPAHFLARALEGADAGCRVTVQAGAVALRTADGLDARVDAGQALVFGPAHRGPARPADPFADRWADGLLVARSQPLGDFLAELARHRHGWLQCDPAVAGLRITGAFQLDQGDAVIDALPRSLPVRVVWRTRYWARVVPADGA comes from the coding sequence ATGCATCCTGGCAGCGGACTGAGCGGCGCGGCCGCCGGCACCCCGCCCGGCCGCGCCGCCGTGCGCGAAGCCGCGCGCTGGCTGGCGCGCCTGCACGCGGGCGGCGCCAGCGCGCAGGACCATGCCGAGTGCGAGCGCTGGCGCGCCGCCCACCCCGAAAACGAGCAGGCGTGGCAGCGCGCGCGCCGCATGCAGGAGCAACTGGGCCTGGTGCCTCCGCCGCTGGCCCGCGCCGTGCTGGGCCGGCCCGACGCCGCGGGGCGCCGCCGCGTGCTGCGCGCGGCCGGCGGGATCGCGCTGGCGCTGCCGCTGGCCCACCTGGCGTGGCGCGAAGCCGGCACGGCCTGGGCCGCGGACCTTCGCACCGGCGTGGGCGAGCGCCGGTGGGCCACGCTGCCCGACGGCTCGCGCCTGTGGCTCAACACCGATACCGCCGTGGCGCTCGCCTTCGGCCCGCAGGCGCGCCGCCTGGAACTGCTGCGCGGCGAAGTGCGCCTGCAGGCCGGCGCGGCGGCCGGCGGGGCGCCGCCGCTGGAGCTGCGCACGCCCGCAGGCACGCTGCAGGCGCTTGCGGAAGGCGCGCTGCCGCCCGCGCACTTCCTGGCGCGCGCGCTGGAGGGTGCCGATGCCGGCTGCCGCGTGACCGTGCAGGCCGGCGCCGTGGCCCTGCGCACCGCCGACGGCCTGGACGCCCGCGTGGACGCCGGCCAGGCGCTCGTCTTCGGCCCGGCGCACCGGGGCCCGGCGCGGCCGGCCGATCCGTTCGCGGACCGCTGGGCCGACGGCCTGCTGGTGGCGCGCAGCCAGCCGCTGGGCGACTTCCTGGCCGAGCTGGCGCGCCACCGGCACGGCTGGCTGCAATGCGATCCGGCCGTGGCGGGCCTGCGCATCACGGGCGCCTTCCAGCTCGACCAGGGCGATGCGGTCATCGACGCCCTGCCCCGCTCGCTGCCGGTGCGCGTGGTCTGGCGTACGCGCTACTGGGCGCGGGTGGTCCCGGCAGACGGAGCCTGA
- a CDS encoding amino acid ABC transporter permease, which produces MDYVLSLLWPLAQGATVTLKLFVITLALAVPLGLALALARVSRWGVLSGLVNGYIWLMRGTPLMLQMLFIYFALPFVPVIGVRLPDFPAAVVAFALNYAAYFAEIFRAGIQSIDRGQYEAAKVLGMTYGQTMRRIVLPQMVRRILPPMSNETITLVKDTSLIYVLALNDLLRAARGIVQRDFTTTPFLVAAAFYLVMTLVLTWGFQRLERRYARHDA; this is translated from the coding sequence ATGGACTACGTTCTTTCACTTCTGTGGCCGCTCGCGCAGGGCGCGACGGTCACGCTGAAGCTCTTCGTGATCACGCTGGCGCTGGCGGTGCCGCTGGGCCTGGCGCTGGCGCTGGCGCGCGTGTCGCGCTGGGGTGTGCTGTCGGGCCTGGTCAACGGCTACATCTGGCTCATGCGCGGCACGCCGCTCATGCTGCAGATGCTGTTCATCTACTTCGCGCTGCCGTTCGTGCCGGTGATCGGCGTGCGGCTGCCGGACTTTCCCGCGGCGGTGGTGGCGTTCGCGCTGAACTACGCGGCCTACTTCGCCGAGATCTTCCGCGCCGGCATCCAGTCGATCGACCGCGGCCAGTACGAGGCCGCCAAGGTGCTGGGCATGACCTACGGCCAGACCATGCGCCGCATCGTGCTGCCGCAGATGGTGCGCCGCATCCTGCCGCCGATGAGCAACGAGACCATCACGCTGGTCAAGGACACCTCGCTCATCTACGTGCTGGCGCTCAACGACCTGCTGCGCGCCGCGCGCGGCATCGTGCAGCGCGACTTCACGACCACGCCCTTCCTCGTGGCCGCCGCCTTCTATCTCGTGATGACCCTGGTGCTCACCTGGGGCTTCCAGCGCCTGGAGCGACGCTATGCACGCCACGACGCCTGA
- a CDS encoding amino acid ABC transporter substrate-binding protein: MKKIAAVVLMSLGALLAGCGKNESAQPAAAAAPATPPAAVTKIVIGLDDNFPPMGFRDEKNQLVGFDIDMAREASRRMGVEVEFKPIDWSAKEAELTAKRVDALWNGLTITEERKQNIAFTAPYMENHQIIVVAAQAAIKAKSDLAGKVVGAQDGSSAVDAVKKEDAVFKSFKEFKTFGDNVTALMDLSTGRLDAVVVDEVVGRYYVAKKPHDYAVLDEHFGTEEYGVGVRKDDTALQGRIDKALGDMKQDGAAATIATQWFGKNIIK; this comes from the coding sequence ATGAAGAAGATCGCCGCTGTCGTATTGATGTCCCTGGGTGCCCTGCTTGCCGGTTGCGGCAAGAACGAGAGCGCGCAGCCCGCTGCCGCCGCCGCGCCAGCCACGCCCCCCGCCGCGGTCACGAAGATCGTGATCGGCCTGGACGACAACTTCCCGCCCATGGGCTTCCGCGACGAGAAGAACCAGCTCGTGGGCTTCGACATCGACATGGCCCGCGAGGCCTCCAGGCGCATGGGCGTGGAAGTGGAGTTCAAGCCCATCGACTGGAGCGCCAAGGAGGCCGAACTCACGGCCAAGCGCGTGGACGCCCTCTGGAACGGGCTGACCATCACCGAAGAGCGCAAGCAGAACATCGCCTTCACCGCGCCCTACATGGAAAACCACCAGATCATCGTCGTGGCCGCCCAGGCCGCGATCAAGGCCAAGTCGGACCTGGCTGGCAAGGTCGTCGGTGCGCAGGACGGCAGCAGCGCCGTGGATGCGGTCAAGAAGGAAGACGCCGTCTTCAAGTCGTTCAAGGAATTCAAGACCTTCGGCGACAACGTGACGGCGCTCATGGACCTCTCCACCGGCCGCCTGGACGCCGTGGTGGTCGATGAGGTGGTGGGCCGCTACTACGTCGCCAAGAAGCCGCATGACTACGCCGTGCTGGACGAGCATTTCGGCACCGAGGAATACGGCGTGGGCGTGCGCAAGGACGACACCGCGCTGCAGGGCCGCATCGACAAGGCGCTGGGCGACATGAAGCAGGACGGTGCCGCCGCCACCATCGCCACGCAATGGTTCGGCAAGAACATCATCAAATAA
- a CDS encoding TonB-dependent siderophore receptor: MPARRAWHTAALAAALAFAAGPGAARGPAFDLPAGPLVEQLAALAARAGITLQADGTLPQDLAGRPVTGAATAAQALQQLLRGTGWVAEEVSPGLFALRRAAPPLPGPEATVQPEVRVAARRDADGAAGTVPTDAAAPAPSATRMPGPPLAVPQALSTIDRDTLGTLGATRLDQVIDYVPGVSRQNDFGGTWDNIALRGFAGHEDTGMSLLRNGMQANRGFNAPRDTANVERFEFLRGPVAALYGFSEPGGTLDSVTRAAPWEPVRAAEWTLSQHRGRRGVLELGGPFSASSDTGADAQPPRLAWGLIAVAEDRGSFREHVRTRREMLAPTFTWKPAPGTTLRYDGEWLRQRAPLDRGVVAIGGVPGTVPDTRFFGEPGDGDLAMVNQTHQWLLSHDLSPAWQLHAGAMARRGTMRGFTTYGHGYGEALADLDATGWLWRQRRWRDFVSTDLSAQADLRGQFTDGGGRAHALLLGAEAFTFDMDQLLLRNPESGWRDYGIDVRNPAYRSVLPATTDTLQSTRERQSGRGLYLQDQVTLAPRWRLLLGVRHDSFRQAVDNRVAATAQRQSQSAWSPRGGITWLPRPGWAVYASAGASLRPNIGVDAAGASFRPERGSAREVGVKWQPEQGRLSAALALFDIAKRNVLVVDPQHTDHSLAAGRVRSRGLEAELSGRLSASWRIVAGAAWLRESLPQFPRASGSVLLVREWALDEGGGASAGLGLTHVGERTGDAGSPRLPAYTTARLVAQWQAARGWRLSLQVDNLFDRRYYASAYHTVWITPGAPRSASVTLRHTF; encoded by the coding sequence ATGCCCGCTCGCCGGGCCTGGCACACCGCGGCACTGGCGGCGGCGCTGGCGTTCGCGGCGGGCCCGGGCGCGGCGCGGGGCCCCGCCTTCGACCTGCCCGCCGGCCCGCTCGTGGAACAGCTCGCCGCCCTCGCGGCGCGCGCGGGCATCACCCTCCAGGCCGACGGCACGCTGCCGCAGGACCTGGCCGGGCGGCCGGTCACGGGGGCCGCCACCGCGGCGCAGGCGCTGCAGCAGTTGCTGCGCGGCACGGGCTGGGTGGCCGAGGAAGTCTCCCCGGGGTTGTTCGCGCTGCGGCGCGCGGCCCCGCCCCTGCCCGGCCCCGAGGCCACCGTGCAGCCCGAGGTGCGCGTGGCGGCACGGCGCGATGCGGACGGCGCAGCCGGCACGGTGCCTACCGATGCCGCGGCCCCGGCGCCCTCGGCCACGCGCATGCCCGGGCCGCCGCTCGCCGTGCCGCAGGCGCTCTCCACCATCGACCGCGACACCCTGGGCACGCTGGGCGCGACGCGGCTCGACCAGGTGATCGACTACGTGCCCGGCGTTTCGCGGCAGAACGATTTCGGCGGCACCTGGGACAACATCGCGCTGCGCGGCTTCGCGGGCCACGAGGACACGGGCATGAGCCTGCTGCGCAACGGCATGCAGGCCAACCGCGGCTTCAATGCGCCGCGCGATACCGCCAACGTGGAGCGCTTCGAATTCCTGCGCGGGCCGGTGGCCGCGCTCTACGGCTTTTCCGAGCCCGGCGGCACGCTGGACAGCGTGACCCGCGCGGCGCCCTGGGAGCCCGTGCGCGCCGCCGAATGGACGCTGTCGCAGCACCGGGGCCGGCGCGGCGTGCTGGAGCTGGGCGGGCCGTTCAGCGCTTCTTCGGACACCGGCGCCGACGCGCAGCCCCCGCGCCTGGCCTGGGGGCTGATCGCCGTGGCGGAAGACCGCGGCAGCTTCCGCGAGCACGTGCGCACGCGCCGCGAGATGCTCGCGCCCACGTTCACGTGGAAGCCCGCGCCGGGCACCACGCTGCGCTACGACGGCGAGTGGCTGCGCCAGCGCGCGCCGCTGGACCGCGGCGTGGTCGCCATCGGCGGCGTGCCCGGCACCGTGCCGGACACGCGGTTCTTCGGCGAGCCCGGCGACGGCGACCTCGCCATGGTCAACCAGACCCACCAATGGCTGCTGAGCCACGATCTCTCCCCCGCCTGGCAGCTGCATGCCGGCGCGATGGCGCGGCGCGGCACCATGCGCGGCTTCACCACCTACGGGCACGGCTACGGCGAGGCGCTGGCCGACCTGGACGCCACCGGCTGGCTCTGGCGGCAGCGGCGCTGGCGCGACTTCGTCTCCACCGACCTCTCCGCGCAGGCCGACCTGCGGGGGCAGTTCACCGATGGCGGCGGGCGCGCGCACGCGCTGCTGCTGGGCGCGGAAGCCTTCACCTTCGACATGGATCAGCTGCTGCTGCGCAACCCGGAAAGCGGCTGGCGCGACTACGGCATCGACGTGCGCAACCCCGCCTACCGCAGCGTGCTGCCGGCCACCACCGACACCCTGCAGTCCACGCGCGAGCGGCAGTCCGGGCGGGGCCTGTACCTGCAGGACCAGGTCACGCTCGCGCCACGCTGGCGCCTGCTGCTGGGCGTGCGCCACGACAGCTTCCGGCAGGCGGTGGACAACCGCGTCGCCGCCACCGCGCAGCGGCAGTCGCAGAGCGCCTGGTCGCCGCGCGGCGGCATCACCTGGCTGCCGCGCCCGGGCTGGGCCGTGTACGCCAGCGCGGGCGCCTCGCTGCGGCCCAACATCGGCGTGGACGCGGCCGGCGCCTCGTTCCGCCCGGAGCGGGGCAGCGCCCGCGAGGTGGGGGTGAAGTGGCAGCCGGAGCAGGGCCGGCTATCCGCCGCGCTGGCGCTCTTCGACATCGCCAAGCGCAACGTGCTGGTGGTCGATCCGCAGCACACCGACCACAGCCTCGCTGCCGGCCGCGTGCGCAGCCGCGGGCTGGAAGCCGAACTGAGCGGCCGGCTCTCTGCGTCCTGGCGCATCGTGGCCGGCGCCGCCTGGCTGCGCGAATCGCTGCCGCAGTTCCCGCGCGCCAGCGGCAGCGTGCTGCTGGTGCGCGAATGGGCGCTGGACGAAGGCGGCGGGGCCTCGGCGGGCCTGGGCCTCACGCACGTGGGCGAGCGCACAGGCGACGCCGGCTCGCCGCGCCTGCCGGCCTACACCACCGCCCGCCTGGTCGCGCAGTGGCAGGCGGCGCGCGGCTGGCGGCTCTCGCTGCAGGTGGACAACCTCTTCGACCGGCGCTACTACGCAAGCGCCTACCACACGGTCTGGATCACGCCGGGCGCGCCGCGCAGCGCATCGGTCACGCTGCGGCACACATTTTGA
- a CDS encoding sigma-70 family RNA polymerase sigma factor, with protein sequence MDAAPAPAAGQDLGRLYGDHHGWLQGWLRGRLGCPHQAADLAQDTFLRLLSHRLRSGAAEAPAPCEPRAFLATIAGRLVANHFRRLSLERAWLDALASLPPADWPSAEQHAIAREALHRLDAALAGLADRVRRAFLLSQLEGRDYAAIATELGVTERSVKRYMVQAFEACILAAD encoded by the coding sequence ATCGACGCCGCCCCAGCGCCCGCTGCCGGGCAGGATCTCGGCCGCCTCTACGGTGACCACCACGGCTGGCTGCAGGGCTGGCTGCGCGGGCGGCTGGGCTGCCCGCACCAGGCCGCCGATCTGGCGCAGGACACCTTCCTGCGCCTGCTCTCGCACCGGCTGCGCAGCGGCGCGGCCGAGGCGCCCGCACCCTGCGAGCCGCGCGCCTTCCTCGCCACGATCGCGGGCCGGCTCGTGGCCAACCATTTCCGCCGCCTGTCGCTGGAGCGCGCGTGGCTCGATGCCCTGGCCTCGCTGCCGCCGGCCGACTGGCCGTCGGCCGAACAGCATGCGATCGCGCGCGAGGCGCTGCACCGCCTGGACGCGGCCCTGGCCGGGCTGGCGGACCGCGTGCGGCGCGCTTTCCTGCTGTCGCAGCTCGAAGGGCGCGACTACGCCGCCATCGCCACCGAACTGGGGGTGACCGAGCGCAGCGTGAAGCGCTACATGGTGCAGGCGTTCGAGGCATGCATCCTGGCAGCGGACTGA